A stretch of DNA from Pasteurellaceae bacterium RH1A:
CTTGTTAGGCCTTATTGGGTCTTAATGCCTAAGGCGTGGGCGGCAGCACGGAAGACGTCGGTGTTATCGACATAGAACTGGCTGGCCTTCGGTGCGTTGTAGTAGCGGCCGAGGTTAGGTTCTTCTTTGGCGATACTGGTGAAGTAGTCTGAGCCTGCGCCCTTGGCGAAGAGCGGGACCAGTTCACGGGTGTGGTTGTCGGAGTACCAACGCACCAGTGGTAGGGCGCCTGCGCCTTGGTTGATGATTGGGGCGTAGATGTTTTGGTTGGAATCTGGGCCTTGGAGCAAGCCGTTGCCGTGGTCAGTGGTGACAACCACCATGGTTTCCTCCCAGGAGCTGTTTTTCTCAACCCAATCCACCACAGCTTCAACAGCCAGGTTGAAGTCGATTTGCTCTTCCACCAAGCGAGGCAGGTTGTTGGCGTGGGCTGCCCAGTCCACCGCACCGCCTTCCACCATGAGGAAGAAGCCCTTAGGGTTTTGGCTCACAATGTTGAGAGCACCCTTGGTCATGGTGGCTAAATCAGGTTGATTGTCCAGTAAATTGCCTGCAGCCACACCCGTGCGGTTAAATTGCAGGGTGGCGTGGTTTTGCACCGTGCCGATGAGCTTGGTTTTGCCTTTGAGATCTAACTTGCCAGCAGCCAAGGCCTCAAAGTCGGCCTTGCTGTCAATCAGGGCATAGTCGGTTTTGCCAGCGGCCAGGCGATCCCAAGCCTCCTTGCCGCCTACATAACGGAAGGCTTTTTCATCTTTAGGTTCGGTTTTCTTGCCGTTTTGGTCGTAATAAGGGTGGCCGGCGCCCATGATGACCGAGGCCAGGCCAGAGTCAATGGCTTCTTTGGCGATGTCGGCATAGTTGTTGCGGTTAGGCGTGTGGGCTAGGAAGCCTGCGGGTGTGGCGTGTGACCACTGCACCGAGGTAATCACGCCCAGGGCCTTGCCCTGCTCCACCACATATTCGCCGATGTGTTTGAGGCGGGTGTCATCGTTAGACCAGTTGATGGCGCTGTTGTAGGTTTTTTGTCCAGTGGCAAGGGCTGTGGCGGCTGCAGCACTGTCGGTGAAGTCGGCACGGGAGTAGTCGTAGCCCTTGAAGAAGCTAGGGTAGTTGCCTAGGTTGCCCTTGTAGCCCAGGTCAGACTTGCTGTCGTCCCAGAGTGATTTGGAGTCGAACTGAACCGAGCCTTCTAGGCTCTTGGTCGGCTTTTTGGAGGTGTTGAGCGGGTGGGTGGAGGCGAAGAGTTGGACGTCAAATTTATCGTAGGCTTCACGGCCTAGGGCGCCGTGGCGGTAGTAGCTGGCGGCGTGCCAGGTGTTGATGCCGGCACCGTCGGTAATCAGTAAAATCACGTTTTTAGCCTTGCCCGATTCAGGGGCTTGGGCGGTGTTGGCCAGAGTGGCCTGGCTGCTTGCAAGGCCTGCTAGGATGGCGGCAGTGATTTTCAAAGATGATTTCAGTTGCATAATGGTTCCTCTTAGTTGAAGCATGTTGAATGCGGGGCTAAGAGTAGCAAGGCAAGATGACAGTTTGATTACATAGAAAAATTTTTTTAGGCAGAAAAGCAAACAGACCGACAAGCGGTCTGTTTTCGTGCTTATTTTACAAAGCTGTCGAAGGTCAGCTCGTAGTTGTCGCCGTCACGGTTATAGGAAATATAGCGTGGGAATTTTTCATCAGCGTGTTTTTTAACCATAATGTCCTTATTACCAGTTTTGAATTTATAGGTAATTTCTTGCGTGGTTTGACCATTCTTTTTCACGGCCTTTTGGGTCTTGTTAATAACCACATTTTCCATTGGGTAGAGCTTCTTGCCGTTGGTGATTTGGAAGCTCTGCGGCAGCTTGTCGTAATAGCTTAATTGAAAGGCCATGGTAAAGAGATCGAAGGTTGGCAGGGTGAGTGCCTCAGACTTAGGCTTGCCGTCTTTTACCTTGCCATATTGAATGGTTTTGGAGTCGATTTCACTCATGGCATAGGTTTTGCCGTTGCGGGTGTCACGGTAGCTCAGCATATTGAACTGGTTATTGCGTTCCGTTCCCTTGGAGGCAAAGACAATGTTATACAAAGGCACGTTGATCTTGGCCTGAATGGTGTAGTTGCCCCCGCCATTGTTGAAATGAACATAAGCCGGCATCAGGTAGTTGGAGCTGTATTTAATGTTGAAACTTTCCGCCATCACACTGGATGAAAAGGCAAGCAAGGCAGCTAAAACATACTTGAAAGATTTAAACATTTATTTTTCCTCTAATTGGGTGCGTTCAAACAGACGCAAAATGGCGTTGTTGTCCCGCAGTTGCTCAGCCTCTTCCACCTTCATTTTGCTTAAATGCGGTGAAAAATACTGAATAAAATCATACATATAATTGCGTAAAAACATACCACGTTTAAAGGCAATTTGGGTCATGCTGGATTGGAAAATATGGCTAGCCTTGATGGCAACCAAGTCGCTATCGGCTGGCGTATGCGCCATAGAAGCCATAATCCCCACCCCCAAACCTAGGCGAACATAGGTTTTGATGACATCCGCATCGGTGGCGGTAAATACGATATTGGGCAGGATTCCACTCTTGTTAAAGGCGTGATCCAAGTCCGACTGACCAGTAAAGCCAAAGGTGTAGGTAATTAAATCGTATTTTCCAAGCTCTTCGACAGTCAGTTGCTCGTTTTGGTTCACAAATTTTGCCAGCGGATGGTCAGGTTTCACAATAACTGAGCGATTCCAAAGGTAGCAAGGCAGGAGAATGGCATCTTCAAAGAGATATTGGGCCTCGGTGGTAATAGCAAAATCCACCTCACCATTAAGGAGAGCAGAATAAATTTGGCTGGGCGAACCCTGGTGTAAATGTAGGCTAACTTCAGGATACTTGTTTTTAAATTTCTCAATCACAGCCGGCAGCATATAGCGGGCTTGGGTGTTGGTGGTGGCAATCCTAAGTGTGCCTCGATTAGGCCGGGTCTGTTCTTCGGCGACAGACTTAATGCTTTGGGCCTTAACCAAAAGCTCACGGGCAATGGCCACAATCTTTTCCCCCGCAGGAGTCAGGGCCTTAATATGCTTGCCGTTACGCTCAAAAATATTGATGCCTAGCTCACTTTCCAGCAAACGCACCTGCTTGCTGATCCCAGGTTGAGAGGTATAGAGGACTTCAGCCGCCTCAGTGATATTGAGGTTTTGATTGACGATTTCGACAATATAACGCAGTTGTTGGAGTTTCATGTTTGCCTTCCTGTTAGATGTATAAAAGGGATTTTATAGTACAAAAAGGCATAAGAATAGGGCAGTTTTGCAAAAAATCAGCCCAATTGGGCCGCTTGTTTATAACCGATTTTTATAAGATATAAGGAAATGTAAATCCTTGCCCTAGGTAACCTTGTTAGCTGAGGGAATAAAGCTTTGTGCTCTCGCCCAAAATTTGCTACCCTGCACCGATTTTTTCAACAGAGACTTTCCATGACTGAACAAACCTTTATTTTGGGTAAAGATGCCGCCCTTGAAGAGAGCATTGCAAAATTCCAAGCCAAACTGACCGCTTTGGGCTTTAACATTGAAGAAGCCTCCTGGCTCAGCCCTGTGCCTAATGTTTGGTCTGTCCATATTCGGGATGCCGACTGCCCGCAGTGCTTCTCCAATGGTAAGGGGGCTAGTAAAAAGGCAGCCCTTGCTTCAGCGCTAGGCGAGTATTTCGAGCGTTTGTCCACCAACTACTTCTGGGCCGATTTCTACCTGGGGAAGGACTTTGCCGAGGGTGATTTTGTCCACTACCCAAGCGAAAAATGGTTTGAAATCCAGGATGAAGAGAGCCTGCCAGAAGGGATTTTAGACCCATTCTTGCACAGCTACTTCAACCCAACCGGCGAACTCACGCCAGATCTGCTGATTGACTTGCAATCAGGCAACTACGACCGTGGTATTGTGACCCTGCCTTATACTCGCCAATCCGACCAGGCCACGGTTTACATTCCACAAAGCATTATCGCCAATCTCTTTGTGTCTAACGGGATGTCGGCCGGCAACACCAAGAACGAAGCTCGGGTGCAAGGCCTGTCTGAGGTCTTTGAGCGTTTTGTTAAAAACCGCATTATTGTAGATGCCATCAGCCTGCCTGAAATTCCGCAAAGCGTGATTGATGGCTACCCAAGCATCAAGGCCTCAATTGAAAAATTGGAGCAAGAGGGTTTCCCAATCCTCTGCTACGATGCCTCTCTAGGTGGCCAGTTCCCAGTGATTTGCGTGATCTTGCTCAACCCAAATAACGGCACTTGCTTTGCCTCTTTTGGTGCCCACCCGAATTTCCAAGTGGCTTTTGAGCGGACGGTAACTGAATTGCTCCAAGGCCGTAGCCTCAAGGACTTGGACGTATTCGCTCCACCATCCTTTAGTAATGAAGATGTGGCCGATCACGCCAATTTAGAAACCCACTTTATCGACTCAAGCGGTCTGATTTCCTGGGATCTTTTCAAATCGGAAGCCGACTACCCTTTCGTCCACTGGGATTTCTCTGGCACCACCGAGCAGGAATTTAATAACCTAATGGCTATCTTCAAGGAACTAGGCCAAGAGGTCTATATTATGGACTACGAGCACTTAGGCGTATATGCCTGCCGTATCCTGGCCCCGGGTATGTCTAACATCTACCCTGCAGACGACCTCATTTATGCCAACAACAATATGGGCATGGACTGGCGGGAAATCCTCCTTGATCTACCGCATTTCCACCACGACAAGGCAACCTATCAGGAACTCTTGGACGAATTAGACGAACAGGGCATTGATGACCTAACCCGTGTGCGTGAGTTCCTCGGTATCGTGGCTGAAAAGGGTTCTGCCCTCCAAACCCTGCGGATTGGCGAGCTGAAATCCATGTTGCATTTGGCGCTAGGTAACCTAGAAGAAGCCCTAGACTGGGCCAACTGGACAGCCAATATGAATGCCTCTGTATTCAGCCCTGAGCGGAACAACTACTACCGCTGCCTCATTCAATCGCTTGAACTCTTCTTAGATGAAGAGCGTGAACCAGAGCAATATCGCATGGTCTTTGACAAGATGTATGGAAAAGAAGATGTTGCGGCTGCCTGGAGGGTCATTAGAGGCGAAAATCCTTTTGATGGCTTGGTTGCGACCGATGAGAGTTTGGAAAATATGCAGGCCCACCAGAAGTTGTTGAATGCCTATCGCAAGTTGCATGTGGCCAAGCAGAAAGCCTAAAACAGCTTTTTAGATGGCGCCAGCCTCCAGGCTGGTGCTTTTAATATCAATGAGTTATCAGCACCAGCCTGGAGGCTGGCGCTATCGGTGTATGATTGAGAAATTAAGCCAAAGCCTCTCTCTGCACAATAAAGAGCTGCTCAATGCCCTGTTGGGCCAGCTCTAGCAGTTGTAACAATTCCATATGGGAGAAAGGCTCGCCTTCCGCAGTGCCTTGAACTTCCACCAAACGGCCGTCTTCAACCATAACCACGTTCATATCGGTTTCGGCGTTTGAGTCTTCCACATATTCCAAATCACACACGGCTTGGCCATCCACAATGCCGACAGAAATGGCTGCTACCAAGCCCTTCATTGGGTTGGTTTTTAGCACACCATCGGCTACCAGTTTATTAAGGGCATCAGCCAAGGCTACACAAGCCCCGGTGATGGAGGCGGTGCGGGTGCCGCCGTCTGCCTGGATAACATCGCAATCTACCGTAATGGTGCGTTCTCCTAGGGCTTGTAAATCGACTACGGCTCTTAGTGAACGGGCGATCAGGCGTTGAATTTCTAGGGTGCGACCGCCTTGTTTACCCTTGGCGGCCTCCCGTTGGGTGCGGCTGTGGGTGGCACGAGGAAGCATGCCATATTCTGCCGTCACCCAGCCCTGTTGCTTGCCCTTTAAGAAGCGGGGAACGGTGTCTTCCACGGTGGCGTTACATAAAACCTTGGTTTCGCCGAACTCAATCAGCACTGAACCTTCGGCATAGCGGGTGTAGTTACGGGTGATTTTGACAGGACGGGTTTGGTGGGCGGGGCGATCGTTAGGACGCATGGTTTCCTCTTTTTATGCTAAAAAATTTCGCCCATTCTAGCAAAAAACAGTACAATGTGCGGAATTTTTGTTAAAAGAGGACAACAAAATGATTTACAGTATGACAGCCTTTGCTCATTTAGAGCTAAAAAAAGACTGGGGCAATGCCGTGTGGGAGTTGCGTTCGGTCAATCAACGCTTTTTAGATACCTACTTCCGCCTGCCGGAAAACTTCCGCAACTTAGAAGCCACTCTGCGTGAAAAATTGCGTAATGCCCTAACCCGGGGCAAGGTGGAATGCAGCCTGCGGATTGAATTTAACGCCGTCCAAAATGCTGAATTGGCCCTTAATCAGGACTATGCCAAGCAGGTGCTTAATTCCCTTAAATGGCTCAAAGAAACCGCTAACGAGGGCGAAATCAACCTGGTTGATGTCCTGCGTTACCCAGGTGTGGTGGACAGCCAGACCCAGGATTTAGACCAAATCACCCAAGACTTACTTGAGGGCTTTGAGCAAATCCTAGCCGACTTTATCGCCATGCGGGGCCGTGAAGGGGCCAACCTACACCAGCTTATTCAGCAGCGTTTGGAGGCCATTTCCCATGAAGCTGCCAAGGTGCAGGTGCAGATGCCGTCCATCCTGCAATGGCAAAAGGAACGCCTACAACAACGCTTTGAAGAACTCAACCTGCAACTGGAGCCTCAACGCCTAGAGCAGGAAATGGTCTTGCTGGCTCAAAGGGTGGATGTGGCCGAGGAGCTGGATCGCCTACGCCTGCACGTTAAGGAAACCACTTCCGTGCTTAACAAGGGTGGGGCCGTGGGCCGTAAGCTGGACTTTATGATGCAGGAACTCAACCGTGAGGCCAACACCCTAGCGTCTAAGTCCATCAATGCCGATGTGACCAATTCTGCGGTCGAAATCAAGGTGCTTATCGAACAAATGCGTGAGCAAATTCAGAATTTAGAATAAGGATATCCCATGACCTGCCAATGCCAAAAACTGACTACCCAAGAGCCAAACCTCTGCCTGCCGCTGACTCAGTATCGCCTGATCGAGATCGCAGGGGCGGATGCTGAGAAATATCTCCAAGGCCAATTAACCTGCGATGTTGCCAAGTTAGAAATCGGCCAGCAAACCTTAACCAGCCACTGCGACCCCAAGGGCAAAATGAGCGCCATTTTCCGCCTTTATCGTGCGAGGGCTGAGCAATTTGTCGCCCTTATTCATGCTGATCTTCTGCCTGAAGCCTTGGTGCAGCTGAAAAAATATGCGGTCTTCTCTAAGGTGACCTTCACCGAGCTGGACACGCCTATTTTCGGCACCACAAGCGGGTCAATTTTTGCAGAATTTTGCAAAAATGCCACCGCTTGTAAGATTGAAGGCGGCCAAACCCGCTACCTTCTATGGGGCGATCTTGCCTTGCAAACTAATGGAGAAGCCGAGTTATGGGAACTCATGGATATACAAGATGGCCTCCCCGTCTTGCTCAAGCCCAACCAGTTCGAGCATATTCCCCAAGCCGTCAATCTTCAGGCCTTGGATCAGGCTATTTCCTTTAGCAAGGGCTGCTACATCGGCCAAGAAACCGTGGCTCGGGCCAAGTACCGTGGAGCTAACAAACGGGCCATGTTTACCCTAGCTGGCCACTTTGAGAACGAAATTGTTCTGCCTGAAACGGCAGCCAGCGTGGAATTGCAACTGGGCGAAAACTGGAAATCCACCGGCACCATCTTGCGGGCCATTGCCCACCAAAATACCCTTTGGGTGCAGGTTATCCTCAACAAGGATATTGAGCCAGACAGCCGCTTCCGTGTGAACGGGGTGGAGCTTGCCATTTGCCCACTCCCTTACAGCTTAACGGACTAAGCCCATGAAATATGATTGGATTCTCTTTGACGCCGATGAAACCCTCTATTCCTATAATTCCTTCATCGGCCTCAAGTCAATGCTGGCCCGCTATGGCCTGGATTTCACGCCCCAGGACTATGAGGCCTTCCAAGCGGTCAATAAGCCCCTTTGGGTGGCCTATCAAAACAAGGAAATTGAGGCGGCGGATATTCAACGTATCCGCTTTGAAAAACTTGCCCAAGAGACCGGCCAGGATGTCTTTAAGCTCAATCAAGAGCTGATGGCCGAAATGGCCACCGTCAGCTTGCCCCTGGACGGCACCATGGAGGCTCTTGACGCCCTGCATGGTAGGGTCAAAATGGGTATTATCACCAACGGCTTTACCGCCCTGCAGGAAGCCCGGCTCAATAACACCCAAACCACCAAGTATTTCGACCTGCTGGTGGTATCCGAACAGGTAGGCGTGGCCAAGCCCGATCGCAGGGTCTTTGAACACGCCTTTGAGCAGATGGGGGACTTTGAGCTAAGCAAGGTTTTGATGGTGGGTGATACCTTGGCTTCCGATATTCTAGGAGCAAACGGGGTAGGGATTGATTCCTGCTGGCTCAATGCCCATGGACAGGCCAATGATACGGAAATTGTGCCGACTTATGAGATTACGAATTTGCGGGAGTTGATTTCACTTGTGAATAAGGAATCAATGTAGATAAGCTACTGTTTACAAGTGTAAACAAAGTGATTATAATTTCTTCAATTAAAAAGGTTGGCTATGGCAAAACATCCCAATAAACATATTCAAGCTGCATTAGAGTATGCTCAAGACCATGGCTGGGAAATTGTGCCATCAGGCAAGTCAGCCCATGCTTTTTGTCGATTACGTTGCACACAAGGGCATACGGAACATCAAATGAGTATATGGAGTACACCTAAAAGCCCTGAAAACCATGCCAAGCAAATATTGCGTAAAGTAAAAGAGTGCGGAGAATAATCATGAACCTTTATCATTTTTCTATTTTGATTCGTGATGCCAACAAGGCCACTGAAGCATTAGAAGATAGGCTATTTGAAGCAGGCTGTGATGATGCCTTGATCTGTTTTAATAATCAGACGGTCTATTTGGAATTCGATCGTGAGGCAGAAACAGCCAAGGAAGCTATTGAATCAGCCATGAGTGATATTCGTGCAGCAGGTTTTAAGGATCTGATTTTACAAGAGTCAGGGGTTAGTTCCTTGGCTGAAATTGCCAGCCGTGCAGGTTTAACAAGGGCGGCTATTTCCAATTATGCAAGAGGGAAACGGGGAGAAGGCTTCCCGATGCCAGTTTATGGTGTGGCAAGCGGTTCTCCGCTTTATTCTTGGCGTGAAGTGGCTAATTGGCTCTATGAACATAAGCACTTGCCCAAAACCCAAGTTGAAATTGCTAATTTTGTGTGCTAGATAAAGTTGTGTTGGTATTTATCTGCTAATTATTTTTATAAAAGAAGAAAAAACCTATGAACGGAGCAGAACTTTTAGTCAATGTCACCCCCAGTGAAACTCGGGTGGCCTTGGTGGAAAACGGAATTTTAAAGGAAGTCCATATTGAGCGGGAGGCCAAGCGGGGCCTGGTTGGCAATATTTACAAGGGCAAGGTTACCCGGGTTTTGCCGGGGATGCAGTCGGCCTTTGTGGATATTGGCCTGGAAAAGGCTGCCTTCTTGCACGCCTCAGACATTGTCTCCCACACCGAATGTGTCGATGAAAACGAGAAGAAGCAGTTTGTCGCCAAGGACATTCGGGAGCTGGTGCGGGAAGGCCAGGACATTGTGGTGCAAGTGGTCAAAGACCCACTGGGCACCAAGGGCGCCCGGCTGACTACCGACATTACCCTCCCTTCCCGCTACCTGGTCTTTATGCCTGAAAATAGCCATGTGGGCGTGTCCCAGCGGATTGAAAGCGAGGAGGAACGCAACCGCCTCAAGGCCTTAACCGAGCCCTATTGTGATGAGCTGGGCGGCTTTATTGTTCGCACGGCGGCCGAAGAAGTGAGTGAAGAGAGCCTAGAGCAGGATGCCCTCTTCCTCAAACGCCTCTGGCGTAAGGTGATGGAGCGCCGGGCCAAATACCCCAGCAAGTCCATGCTTTATGGCGAATTAGCTCTGGCCCAACGGGTCTTGCGAGACTTTGTCGGCACCCACATCAATTCCATTAAGATCGACTCCAAGATCACCTATGAGCAGGTGACTGAATTCTTGTGTGAATTTATGCCTGAGCTAACCAACTCGGTCGATCTTTACACCGGCACCCAGCCTCTTTTTGATGCCTACGGGGTGGAAGAGGGGATTCAGAAGGCCCTGGACAAGCGGGTCAATCTCAAGTCGGGTGGCTATCTCATTATTGAGCAGACCGAGGCCATGACCACGATTGACATCAATACCGGGGCCTTTGTTGGCCACCGCAACTTGGCCCAGACCATCTTTAACACCAATATCGAAGCCACCCAGGCTATCGCCCACCAGCTCCAACTGCGAAACCTGGGTGGAATTATCATCATTGATTTTATTGATATGCTGGACGATGAGCATCGGGAGCGGGTGCTGCAATCCCTGCAAGAGGCCCTGAAAGGAGATCGGGTTAAAACCAACGTTAATGGCTTTACCCAGCTGGGTTTAGTTGAAATGACCCGTAAACGCACCCGGGAAAGCTTGGAGCGAGTGCTCTGTGCCGACTGCCCAGCCTGCCGAGGCAAAGGGACGCAAAAAACCGTGGAGACGGTCTGTTATGAGATCCTGCGTGAAATCGTCCGCCTCAACCACCTCTATAAGACCGAACGCTTTGTGGTCTATGCCTCCAAGGATGTGGGCGAATACCTGATCAACGAAGAATCCCACGCCCTCCTAGCCGAATTAGAGGTCTTTATCGGCAAGAAGGTGGAAATTAAAATTGAGCCCTATTACTGCCAAGAGCAGTTTGATGTGGTGGTGATGTAAAATTATTTAGAAATGCCCTGCTTAGTGAATAAAGCAGGGCATTTTTCATATAAATATTCATAAGGTTTGCATATTTTGAGCTTTTTTGTGAATAAGATCACAAATTAGACAAAAGGCGCTTGATATATGGTCTTTAAACCGACAAAATTCAAACTATGTAATGTTTGTAACAAAGCGTAAATAATGTTACAGAAATATTACAAAGGGCGATCTGGCTAAATTTAGCAGGTTTCTTTCCCACTTATCAGTAGGATATTTCTATGAAAAAACATTTGATTTCGGCAGCATTTGCCAGTTTGGTGATTGGCCTGTCCTCCCAAGCCTTTGCAAAAACCAAGATTGTTTTCTCCCATTATCTTAACAAGGATTATGTCAATAGTATGGTAGAGGGCTTTGAAAAGGCCAACCCTGATATTGATGTGGTGATAATGAACTGTGGATTTAGAGATTGCCATGATAAGCTCACCACCGCACTTGCAGTAGGTGAAGGGGCACCAGATGTGGTGACCATCAGCACCATTAAATTAGGCACCTTTGCCAATTCAGGTGGCTTGGCCAATCTTAAGGCTGAGCCTTATCATATGGAAAAATTGGGCTGGAAATTTGATGAGTCCATGCTAACGCTTTCAGAAGATGCCAAGGGCAATATTTACGGGGTGCCTTTTGATACCGGCCCTGTCGTTATGGTTTACCGTAAGGACTTGTTGGATGCTACGGGTATGACCATTGAAGAAGCAACCAAAGACTGGGATGCCTTTATTGCCTTTGCTGAAAAACTTAAACAAACCACAGGCGCCTATGTCCTGCCTGCGGCTACCAGCTTGATTAACCCATTGGTAGTTGGCACCAACAATGACCCAGGCAAAACTGTTTACCTCAAAGACGGCAAGCCAAACTTGGCCTCTAAGGAAATCAAGTTCTTGGTCAATATCGTCAAACAACTCTATGATAAAAAACTGGTGGCCAATTTAGACGGTGCCTCCAACGATCAGGAATTTATCAAGCTCTACCGTGAGGGCAAGCTTTTTGCCGATATTGATGGCCCTTGGATTGACGGCCGGGTTACCCTCGAATACGATCCAGAAGGGGCGAAAAAAGGCCTCTGGCGGGTATCGGGTGTGCCGAGTAACACCAACGTGAATGCAGGTGGCACGGTTTTCTCCATTCCAAACCAAAGCAAACACAAGCCAGAGGCTTGGAAGTTTGTGCAATATCTAATGGAAGATAAGAACCTCTTAGAAATTGCCAAGGTTGGCACCCTGCCAGCTCGGACAGAAATCTATTCTGATCCTTACTT
This window harbors:
- a CDS encoding noncanonical pyrimidine nucleotidase, YjjG family yields the protein MKYDWILFDADETLYSYNSFIGLKSMLARYGLDFTPQDYEAFQAVNKPLWVAYQNKEIEAADIQRIRFEKLAQETGQDVFKLNQELMAEMATVSLPLDGTMEALDALHGRVKMGIITNGFTALQEARLNNTQTTKYFDLLVVSEQVGVAKPDRRVFEHAFEQMGDFELSKVLMVGDTLASDILGANGVGIDSCWLNAHGQANDTEIVPTYEITNLRELISLVNKESM
- a CDS encoding ABC transporter substrate-binding protein — encoded protein: MKKHLISAAFASLVIGLSSQAFAKTKIVFSHYLNKDYVNSMVEGFEKANPDIDVVIMNCGFRDCHDKLTTALAVGEGAPDVVTISTIKLGTFANSGGLANLKAEPYHMEKLGWKFDESMLTLSEDAKGNIYGVPFDTGPVVMVYRKDLLDATGMTIEEATKDWDAFIAFAEKLKQTTGAYVLPAATSLINPLVVGTNNDPGKTVYLKDGKPNLASKEIKFLVNIVKQLYDKKLVANLDGASNDQEFIKLYREGKLFADIDGPWIDGRVTLEYDPEGAKKGLWRVSGVPSNTNVNAGGTVFSIPNQSKHKPEAWKFVQYLMEDKNLLEIAKVGTLPARTEIYSDPYFDQPNPSFGGQHTMKLYTELVQKNKPYLASSVDNVANEILNSAIKKILAENADMDKTLEDANKLLQRRMRSIK
- a CDS encoding ribonuclease G (involved in the processing of the 5'end of 16S rRNA), giving the protein MNGAELLVNVTPSETRVALVENGILKEVHIEREAKRGLVGNIYKGKVTRVLPGMQSAFVDIGLEKAAFLHASDIVSHTECVDENEKKQFVAKDIRELVREGQDIVVQVVKDPLGTKGARLTTDITLPSRYLVFMPENSHVGVSQRIESEEERNRLKALTEPYCDELGGFIVRTAAEEVSEESLEQDALFLKRLWRKVMERRAKYPSKSMLYGELALAQRVLRDFVGTHINSIKIDSKITYEQVTEFLCEFMPELTNSVDLYTGTQPLFDAYGVEEGIQKALDKRVNLKSGGYLIIEQTEAMTTIDINTGAFVGHRNLAQTIFNTNIEATQAIAHQLQLRNLGGIIIIDFIDMLDDEHRERVLQSLQEALKGDRVKTNVNGFTQLGLVEMTRKRTRESLERVLCADCPACRGKGTQKTVETVCYEILREIVRLNHLYKTERFVVYASKDVGEYLINEESHALLAELEVFIGKKVEIKIEPYYCQEQFDVVVM
- a CDS encoding YicC family protein, coding for MIYSMTAFAHLELKKDWGNAVWELRSVNQRFLDTYFRLPENFRNLEATLREKLRNALTRGKVECSLRIEFNAVQNAELALNQDYAKQVLNSLKWLKETANEGEINLVDVLRYPGVVDSQTQDLDQITQDLLEGFEQILADFIAMRGREGANLHQLIQQRLEAISHEAAKVQVQMPSILQWQKERLQQRFEELNLQLEPQRLEQEMVLLAQRVDVAEELDRLRLHVKETTSVLNKGGAVGRKLDFMMQELNREANTLASKSINADVTNSAVEIKVLIEQMREQIQNLE
- a CDS encoding ribonuclease PH, yielding MRPNDRPAHQTRPVKITRNYTRYAEGSVLIEFGETKVLCNATVEDTVPRFLKGKQQGWVTAEYGMLPRATHSRTQREAAKGKQGGRTLEIQRLIARSLRAVVDLQALGERTITVDCDVIQADGGTRTASITGACVALADALNKLVADGVLKTNPMKGLVAAISVGIVDGQAVCDLEYVEDSNAETDMNVVMVEDGRLVEVQGTAEGEPFSHMELLQLLELAQQGIEQLFIVQREALA
- a CDS encoding alkaline phosphatase, with the protein product MKITAAILAGLASSQATLANTAQAPESGKAKNVILLITDGAGINTWHAASYYRHGALGREAYDKFDVQLFASTHPLNTSKKPTKSLEGSVQFDSKSLWDDSKSDLGYKGNLGNYPSFFKGYDYSRADFTDSAAAATALATGQKTYNSAINWSNDDTRLKHIGEYVVEQGKALGVITSVQWSHATPAGFLAHTPNRNNYADIAKEAIDSGLASVIMGAGHPYYDQNGKKTEPKDEKAFRYVGGKEAWDRLAAGKTDYALIDSKADFEALAAGKLDLKGKTKLIGTVQNHATLQFNRTGVAAGNLLDNQPDLATMTKGALNIVSQNPKGFFLMVEGGAVDWAAHANNLPRLVEEQIDFNLAVEAVVDWVEKNSSWEETMVVVTTDHGNGLLQGPDSNQNIYAPIINQGAGALPLVRWYSDNHTRELVPLFAKGAGSDYFTSIAKEEPNLGRYYNAPKASQFYVDNTDVFRAAAHALGIKTQ
- a CDS encoding transcriptional regulator CysB, which translates into the protein MKLQQLRYIVEIVNQNLNITEAAEVLYTSQPGISKQVRLLESELGINIFERNGKHIKALTPAGEKIVAIARELLVKAQSIKSVAEEQTRPNRGTLRIATTNTQARYMLPAVIEKFKNKYPEVSLHLHQGSPSQIYSALLNGEVDFAITTEAQYLFEDAILLPCYLWNRSVIVKPDHPLAKFVNQNEQLTVEELGKYDLITYTFGFTGQSDLDHAFNKSGILPNIVFTATDADVIKTYVRLGLGVGIMASMAHTPADSDLVAIKASHIFQSSMTQIAFKRGMFLRNYMYDFIQYFSPHLSKMKVEEAEQLRDNNAILRLFERTQLEEK
- a CDS encoding ribosomal protein S12 methylthiotransferase accessory factor YcaO, with translation MTEQTFILGKDAALEESIAKFQAKLTALGFNIEEASWLSPVPNVWSVHIRDADCPQCFSNGKGASKKAALASALGEYFERLSTNYFWADFYLGKDFAEGDFVHYPSEKWFEIQDEESLPEGILDPFLHSYFNPTGELTPDLLIDLQSGNYDRGIVTLPYTRQSDQATVYIPQSIIANLFVSNGMSAGNTKNEARVQGLSEVFERFVKNRIIVDAISLPEIPQSVIDGYPSIKASIEKLEQEGFPILCYDASLGGQFPVICVILLNPNNGTCFASFGAHPNFQVAFERTVTELLQGRSLKDLDVFAPPSFSNEDVADHANLETHFIDSSGLISWDLFKSEADYPFVHWDFSGTTEQEFNNLMAIFKELGQEVYIMDYEHLGVYACRILAPGMSNIYPADDLIYANNNMGMDWREILLDLPHFHHDKATYQELLDELDEQGIDDLTRVREFLGIVAEKGSALQTLRIGELKSMLHLALGNLEEALDWANWTANMNASVFSPERNNYYRCLIQSLELFLDEEREPEQYRMVFDKMYGKEDVAAAWRVIRGENPFDGLVATDESLENMQAHQKLLNAYRKLHVAKQKA